One Glycine max cultivar Williams 82 chromosome 6, Glycine_max_v4.0, whole genome shotgun sequence DNA segment encodes these proteins:
- the LOC100776210 gene encoding formin-like protein 5 codes for MGIQKHMVNIKVTFGVLSVLLLVAAVSSIEKKEAENDFVRELLDPASGLLDEHTELSGSTNIISSEIQPIEQEEIQKFISSYCPQFLGNFLHCLRKNNHPLPVSGKEDDSKIWHVTYMGPLFSRSSDPERKFGRILLQHISEPPSPGPAVGSPTHSLAPSPESSLAPSSEPSLAPSSEPSLAPSPFAPAPLVHKPSHPLPPTSFFPKLTPPEEASEISSPSSDINKLEERHSNKKTVVLAVVITALVTFIAAALLFLCCTRHRKTGHFRLNDDRPLLSLSMSDYSVGPSSYSFGNSIKGEKVEFQSSSNGLVDNKKYSVQESQSIGALNAAAGSPFELKPPPGRVGATILSGLPPLKPPPGRLNPLPPEPPSFRPSGDAAPAAVAAVATAPPPAPQQPGLSSTLPPRPPAGARPGPPLPLPPALAGARPGPPPPPPASVGVKPGPPPPPPTAPAGAKPGPPPPPPPAGAKPGPRPPPPPMSGVAPPRPPPSFGSKVPRPLASGSKDTVVAGVEGEADAPKAKLKPFFWDKVQANPDQSMVWNQIKSGSFQFNEEMIETLFGYNAVDKNNGKKQKQSSSQDPSPLFIQIIDKKKAQNLLILLRALNVTMEEVCDALYEGHELPPEFLQTLLKMAPTSDEELKLRLFSGDLSQLGPADRFLKAMVDIPFAFKRMEVLLFMGSLKEDLATTMESFAILEVACKELRNNRLFLKLLEAVLKTGNRMNDGTFRGGAQAFKLDTLLKLSDVKGTDGKTTLLHFVVLEIIRSEGIKAIRKAKESQKSSSIKLDDLHDSTRETEDRYHEIGLQVVSRLSSELENVKKAAIIDADSLTGTTAKLGHGLIKTRDLVNKSMKNVEEDRGFCETVKSFVQNAEADVMKLLEEEKKIVALVKSTGDYFHGNSGKDEGTRLFIVVRDFLIMVDKVCNEVRDTKKKSVKTQKQETPREASSSEPRPPPDFRQRLFPAIAERRMDDISSDDESP; via the exons ATGGGAATTCAAAAACATATGGTTAACATAAAGGTTACTTTTGGGGTTCTTTCGGTTCTTCTTCTTGTGGCAGCAGTCAGTTCTATAGAAAAGAAGGAAGCAGAGAATGATTTTGTTAGGGAGTTACTTGATCCAGCATCTGGATTGTTAGATGAGCACACG GAATTGTCTGGCAGCACCAATATAATCAGTTCAGAGATTCAACCAATAGAACAGGaagaaatacaaaaatttatcaGTTCTTACTGTCCACAATTCCTGGGGAACTTTCTTCActgtttgagaaaaaataatcatcCATTACCTGTCTCAGGAAAAGAAGATGATTCCAAGATTTGGCATGTCACTTATATGGGACCACTTTTTTCCCGTTCCAGTGATCCTGAAAGAAAATTTGGTCGTATTTTGCTCCAACACATATCAGAACCACCTAGTCCAGGTCCTGCAGTTGGATCACCTACACACAGTTTAGCGCCATCTCCTGAATCCAGTCTAGCACCATCATCTGAACCCAGTCTGGCCCCATCATCTGAACCCAGTCTGGCCCCATCACCTTTTGCTCCAGCACCTCTAGTTCATAAACCTTCGCATCCTTTACCACCAACATCATTTTTCCCAAAATTGACTCCACCAGAAGAAGCTTCAGAAATTTCTTCTCCATCTTCTGACATTAACAAACTGGAAGAGAGgcatagtaataaaaaaacagtTGTTCTTGCTGTAGTTATAACTGCATTGGTGACATTTATAGCTGCAGCATTGCTCTTTTTATGCTGTACTCGGCATCGTAAGACTGGCCATTTCAGACTCAATGATGATAGGCCTCTTCTTAGCTTGAGCATGAGTGACTACTCTGTTG GTCCTTCCAGTTATTCGTTCGGAAATTCAATAAAAGGGGAGAAAGTTGAGTTTCAGTCATCAAGTAATGGTTTGGTGGACAATAAGAAGTATTCAGTGCAGGAAAGCCAATCAATAGGAGCTCTTAATGCTGCTGCTGGATCACCATTTGAACTGAAACCTCCTCCCGGGAGGGTGGGAGCCACAATCCTTTCTGGACTGCCTCCTTTAAAACCTCCTCCAGGCAGGCTAAACCCTCTTCCTCCTGAGCCACCTTCATTTAGACCTTCTGGTGATGCAGCTCCAGCTGCTGTTGCTGCTGTTGCTACAGCTCCTCCTCCTGCCCCTCAACAGCCTGGTTTGAGTAGCACTCTACCACCCCGACCACCAGCTGGTGCCAGACCTGGCCCACCTCTACCACTACCGCCAGCACTAGCTGGTGCGAGACCTggtcctcctccaccacctccaGCATCAGTTGGTGTGAAACCTggtcctcctccaccaccacccacAGCACCAGCTGGTGCCAAACCTggtcctcctcctccaccacccccAGCTGGTGCCAAACCTGGTCCTcgtccaccaccacctcctatGAGTGGTGTGGCTCCTCCTCGACCTCCACCCTCGTTTGGCTCAAAGGTGCCGCGGCCGTTAGCTAGTGGATCAAAAGATACAGTTGTAGCTGGAGTAGAAGGTGAAGCTGATGCTCCCAAAGCCAAGCTAAAGCCCTTCTTCTGGGATAAGGTTCAAGCTAACCCGGATCAGTCAATGGTTtggaatcaaatcaaatcaggaTCTTTCCA GTTTAATGAAGAGATGATAGAGACGCTTTTTGGCTATAATGCTGTGGATAAGAACAATGGTAAAAAACAGAAACAGTCTTCCTCCCAAGACCCTTCACCACTGTTTATCCAGATCATTGACAAAAAGAAAGCACAGAATTTATTGATTCTGTTGCGTGCATTGAATGTGACAATGGAAGAAGTTTGTGATGCACTTTATGAAG GACATGAGCTGCCCCCGGAATTCCTTCAAACCTTGCTGAAGATGGCACCAACATCGGATGAAGAACTTAAGCTTAGACTTTTTAGTGGTGATCTATCTCAACTTGGGCCTGCTGATCGTTTCCTGAAAGCCATGGTTGACATTCCATTTGCATTTAAGCGAATGGAAGTTCTCCTTTTCATGGGCTCACTTAAAGAGGATCTTGCAACTACTATGGAATCTTTTGCCATTTTAGAG GTTGCTTGTAAGGAACTAAGAAACAACCGGCTGTTCCTCAAGCTTCTTGAAGCCGTTCTCAAAACTGGCAACCGAATGAATGATGGAACTTTCCGTGGTGGTGCACAAGCATTTAAACTTGATACACTTCTGAAATTATCTGATGTAAAAGGAACAGATGGCAAGACTACACTCTTACATTTTGTTGTTCTAGAGATTATCCGCTCCGAGGGCATAAAAGCCATCAGAAAGGCAAAAGAGAGCCAGAAATCGTCTAGTATTAAATTGGATGACCTTCACGATAGTACCCGAGAAACAGAAGATCGCTACCATGAAATCGGTCTTCAGGTGGTTTCACGATTGAGCAGTGAACTTGAGAATGTAAAAAAAGCAGCAATTATAGATGCTGACAGCTTAACAGGAACTACTGCCAAACTTGGCCATGGTCTCATAAAAACACGAGACTTGGTAAACAAAAGCATGAAGAATGTGGAGGAAGATAGGGGGTTTTGTGAGACAGTGAAAAGTTTTGTGCAGAATGCTGAGGCTGATGTTATGAAACTGCTGGAAGAGGAGAAGAAAATCGTGGCTTTGGTGAAGAGCACTGGTGATTACTTCCATGGGAATTCTGGGAAGGATGAAGGCACCAGGTTGTTCATAGTAGTACGAGACTTCCTAATAATGGTGGATAAAGTATGCAACGAGGTGAGAGATACAAAGAAGAAGTCGGTTAAAACTCAAAAACAAGAGACTCCTCGAGAAGCATCTTCATCTGAACCACGTCCACCACCTGATTTTCGTCAGCGACTTTTTCCAGCGATTGCTGAAAGGAGGATGGATGACATTAGTTCAGACGATGAGAGTCCATAG